The Populus alba chromosome 6, ASM523922v2, whole genome shotgun sequence genome contains a region encoding:
- the LOC118032582 gene encoding uncharacterized protein produces the protein MQEPELHDLSDDADYAASLQQGSASMMITRSDSGRSTSSSLPEGAEIVYLKDNVTIHPTQYASERISGRLKLIKQGSSLFMTWIPYKGQSTNARLSERDRNLYTIRAVPFTDVRSIRRRTPTLGWQYIIVVLSSGLAFPQLYFYNGGVKEFLATIKQHVFIVRSLEDANVFLVNDFQNPLQKTLSSLELPVYIASGPSASVSDGGESSSFELQERIGDSIRDEIPRPSQNPGRQKHKSHDPARDLTIHVLEKFSLVTKFARDTSSQLFRESNSNGYGAVERKSSSYSLADVPHKPSMDAEMAPKEGPVPSDPLEFDKMTLVWGKPRQPPLGSEEWATFLDSEGRVMDSKALKKRIFYGGVEHTTRREVWPFLLGYHAYDSTYAEREYLKSSKKSEYETVRQQWQSISTEQAKRFTKFRERKGLIDKDVVRTDRALSFYDGDDNPNVNILRDILLTYSFYNFDLGYCQGMSDLLSPILFVMEDESESFWCFVALMERLGPNFNRDQNGMHSQLFALSKLVELLDCPLHNYFKQNDCLNYFFCFRWVLIQFKREFEYKKTMRLWEVLWTHYLSEHLQLYVCVAILKRYRNKIMGERMDFDTLLKFINELSGHIDLDAILRDAEALCICAGENGAARIPPGTPPSLPTENENALLYAQDDEVL, from the exons ATGCAAGAACCAGAGCTTCACGATTTATCAGACGACGCTGATTACGCTGCCTCTCTTCAACAG gGATCGGCGAGTATGATGATAACGAGGAGCGATAGCGGAAGGAGCACTTCGTCGAGCTTACCGGAAGGAGCAGAAATTGTGTATTTGAAAGATAACGTGACGATTCATCCCACTCAGTATGCGTCTGAGAGAATTAGTGGTcggttgaagctcatcaagcaAGGCTCTTCTCTTTTTATG ACGTGGATTCCGTACAAAGGGCAGAGTACGAATGCGAGGCTGTCGGAGAGAG atAGAAATCTTTACACCATAAGGGCTGTGCCTTTTACGGATGTGCGGTCTATTCGTCGACGTACTCCTACCCTTGGGTGGCAGTACATAATTGTTGTTTTGTCATcag GACTCGCATTTCCTCAACTTTACTTCTACAATGGTGGAGTCAAAGAGTTCCTTGCTACAATAAAGCAACATGTTTTTATTGTGAG ATCATTGGAAGATGCAAATGTATTTCTGGTGAATGATTTTCAAAATCCCCTGCAG AAAACCTTGTCCTCTTTAGAGTTGCCTGTTTATATTGCAAGTGGACCATCTGCATCCGTTTCAGATGGTGGTGAATCTTCATCTTTTGAACTCCAAGAGAGGATTGGTGACTCTATCCGTGATGAAATTCCTAGGCCTTCTCAAAATCCTGGGAGGCAGAAGCATAAGAGTCATGATCCTGCTCGAGATCTTACTATCCATGTATTGGAAAAATTCTCCCTTGTGACCAAATTTGCTCGGGACACAAGTTCACAACTATTTCGAGAAAGTAATAGCAATGGCTATGGTGCTGTAGAAAGGAAAAGTTCTAGCTACTCTCTCGCAGATGTCCCCCATAAGCCATCCATGGATGCAGAGATGGCTCCCAAGGAAGGTCCTGTTCCCTCAGATCCTCTGGAG TTCGATAAAATGACACTCGTATGGGGAAAACCACGACAGCCACCATTGGGGTCAGAAGAG TGGGCTACTTTCTTGGATTCTGAAGGGCGAGTCATGGATTCAAAAGCCTTAAAAAAGAGAATATTCTATGGTGGAGTTGAGCACACAACACGCAGAGAG GTCTGGCCATTTTTGCTGGGATATCATGCTTATGATTCAACATATGCGGAGAGGGAATACCTCAAGTCTTCCAAAAAGTCAGAGTATGAGACAGTAAGACAACAATGGCAG AGTATCTCTACTGAACAAGCAAAGAGATTTACAAAATTTAGGGAAAGGAAGGGCCTTATAGACAAAGATGTG GTGAGGACTGATAGAGCACTGTCTTTCTATGATGGGGATGATAATCCAAATGTGAATATCTTACGTGATATTCTGTTGACGTACTCCTTCTATAACTTTGATCTTGGTTACTGTCAG GGAATGAGCGATTTACTATCCCCAATTTTGTTTGTGATGGAGGATGAATCAGAATCGTTTTGGTGTTTTGTGGCACTGATGGAACGTCTTGGACCCAATTTTAATCGTGATCAAAATGGCATGCACTCTCAGCTTTTTGCATTATCCAAG CTGGTGGAGTTGCTTGATTGCCCATTACATAACTATTTCAAGCAGAATGACTGCTTAAATTACTTCTTCTGTTTCCGCTGGGTTCTAATACAATTTAAAAG GGAATTTGAATACAAGAAAACAATGCGATTGTGGGAAGTGTTGTGGACCCATTATTTGTCTGAGCATCTGCAACTGTATGTATGTGTTGCAATCTTGAAGCGATACCGCAACAAAATAATGGGGGAGCGCATGGACTTTGACACGCTCTTGAAATTTATCAATGAGCTGAGTGGCCATATTGACCTTGACGCAATTCTTAGAGATGCAGAGGCTCTGTGCATATGTGCTGGTGAGAATGGTGCTGCTCGCATCCCACCAGGAACTCCACCTTCATTGCCTACTGAGAATGAGAATGCTTTATTATATGCTCAAGATGATGAAGTACTGTAA